A genomic region of Gossypium hirsutum isolate 1008001.06 chromosome D01, Gossypium_hirsutum_v2.1, whole genome shotgun sequence contains the following coding sequences:
- the LOC107928102 gene encoding uncharacterized protein, whose translation MELFNVIRLRDIWKGPIQVATNLREIRVHCCNNLTYIFPETLIPYLPQLSILKIKSCVNLKKIIGNDDILASSSSLQGPQLKMKMVFPQLKKIELENLSKLESFSPVGYHLEFPCLHSLDIKKCSKMITSFSADYLTMTVHAKIDQASQLNDTSPSREDIIWERRRFTLLPQYKEEAEEISPFQ comes from the exons ATGGAGCTTTTTAATGTGATTAGGTTGCGAGATATATGGAAGGGTCCCATCCAGGTTGCAACCAATCTTAGAGAAATAAGGGTTCACTGCTGCAATAACTTGACATACATCTTTCCAGAGACGCTCATTCCATATTTACCACAATTAAGCATTCTAAAGATAAAGTCATGTGTGAACTTGAAGAAAATAATTGGAAATGATGACATTTTAGCATCTTCATCATCATTACAAGGTCCTCAGTTGAAGATGAAAATGGTATTCCCTCAGTTAAAGAAAATAGAACTTGAAAATTTGTCAAAGCTCGAGAGCTTCAGCCCTGTGGGTTATCATCTGGAATTCCCATGTTTGCATTCACTTGACATTAAGAAATGTTCCAAGATGATCACAAGTTTCAGTGCAGATTATTTAACAATGACGGTGCATGCTAAAATTGATCAG GCATCTCAGCTAAATGATACCAGTCCCTCACGGGAAGATATAATCTGGGAAAGGAGAAGATTTACCTTACTACCTCAGTATAAAGAAGAAGCTGAAGAAATTTCACCCTTTCAGTGA